Within Halanaerobiales bacterium, the genomic segment AGTTCAAATTCAACTGCTATTGCTAATGCTATAAAAGTTGCAAGAAATGCTATTAATAATAATATTGTTGAATTAATAGAAGATGAAATCAATAGGGATGGTGAATAGAATATGCAAAAAGCTTCAATTACTGGATGGGGAAAATATCTTCCAGATAAAGTTTTGACAAATGAAGACTTAGAAGAAATGGTTGATACAAGTGATGAATGGATTAAAAGTAGAACTGGTATCAAACAAAGGTATATAGCTGCAAAAAATCAAACAACAGGTGACCTTGCCTATCATGCTTCACAAAAAGCCCTGGCAAAAGCTGATTTAAAAGCTGAGAATTTAGATATGATTATTGTAGCTACAGTAACTCCAGATATGCCTTTTCCGGCAACTTCCTGTATTCTTGAAGATAGATTGGGAGCTGCAAATGCAGCTACTTTTGATCTGGAAGCAGGTTGTTCAGGTTTTGTATATGGTTTAAGTGTTGCAAGTCAGTTTATTGAAACCGGTATGTATGATAATATTTTAGTAGTAGGTGCTGAAACTCTTTCTAAAATTATGGATTGGGAAGATAGGAATACCTGTGTGCTTTTTGGTGACGGAGCTGGAGCAGCAGTTGTTCAATCAGTAGATCATGGTGGTTTTATGTCATTTGACCTTGGTTCTGATGGTAGTGGTGGAGATAGTCTTTATATGCCTGGTGGTGGTTCTTTACATCCTGCAACTGAAAAAACAGTTAAAGATAGATTACATTATATTAAAATGGAAGGTAATCAGGTTTTTAAATTTGCCGTTAAAAGGATGAGTCAATCTTCTATTGATGTAGTTAATAAAGCTGGGTATGAACCTGAAAATGTTGATTTATTTATTCCTCATCAAGCAAATACTAGAATTATTAATTCTGCTGCTAAAAGATTAAATTTAGAAGATGATGAAGTATATATGAACTTACCTGAATATGGCAATACATCAAGTGCTTCTGTACCGATTGCCATGGCTGAAGCAAGAAATAAAGGATTAATAAAAAATGGTGATAAAATAGTGTTAGTTGCCTTTGGAGCTGGATTAACCTGGGCATCTGCATTTCTAGAATGGAATGAGGAGGGAAAATAAATGTCAATAAATACTAAACTATGTTCAATACTCGATATAAAATATCCAATTTTACAGGGAGGCATGGCCTGGGTTGCAACTGGTGAATTGGCTGCTGCTGTTTCAAAAGCTGGTGGCCTGGGTATTATAGGTTCTGG encodes:
- a CDS encoding beta-ketoacyl-ACP synthase III, whose translation is MQKASITGWGKYLPDKVLTNEDLEEMVDTSDEWIKSRTGIKQRYIAAKNQTTGDLAYHASQKALAKADLKAENLDMIIVATVTPDMPFPATSCILEDRLGAANAATFDLEAGCSGFVYGLSVASQFIETGMYDNILVVGAETLSKIMDWEDRNTCVLFGDGAGAAVVQSVDHGGFMSFDLGSDGSGGDSLYMPGGGSLHPATEKTVKDRLHYIKMEGNQVFKFAVKRMSQSSIDVVNKAGYEPENVDLFIPHQANTRIINSAAKRLNLEDDEVYMNLPEYGNTSSASVPIAMAEARNKGLIKNGDKIVLVAFGAGLTWASAFLEWNEEGK